A genomic window from Silene latifolia isolate original U9 population chromosome Y, ASM4854445v1, whole genome shotgun sequence includes:
- the LOC141633506 gene encoding guanine nucleotide-binding protein subunit beta-2-like, with protein MAATGEGREKLTVAELKEKHSVAIEQVNSLRDQLKHRRRLLLDTDVASYAAAQGKAPVSFGLTDLVCCRTLQGHTGKVYSLDWTPDKNRIVSASQDGRLIVWNALTSQKTHAIKLPCAWVMTCAFSPSGQSVACGGLDSVCSIFNLNSSTDRDGNLPVSKTLSGHKGYVSSCQYVPDEDNHLITSSGDQTCILWDISTGLRTSVFGGEFQSGHTADVLSISVNNSNSRMFVSGSCDGTARLWDTRVASRASRTFYGHEGDVNVVKFFSDGNRFGTGSDDGTCRLFDIRTGHQLQKYYQQHGENEVPHVTTISFSASGRLLFAGYSNGSCYVWDTFLARVVLNLGTLQNSHTGRISCLGLSADGSALCTGSWDSNLKIWAFGGHRRVI; from the exons ATGGCGGCGACGGGTGAAGGTAGAGAAAAACTGACAGTTGCGGAGTTGAAGGAGAAGCATAGCGTTGCAATTGAGCAGGTTAATTCTCTTCGTGATCAGCTGAAGCATCGTCGTAGACTTCTTCTTGATACCGACG TTGCTAGTTACGCTGCTGCGCAAGGGAAAGCGCCGGTGAGTTTTGGGCTGACTGATCTTGTTTGTTGTCGTACATTGCAAGGTCATACCGGAAAG GTATATTCATTGGACTGGACCCCTGATAAAAACCGAATTGTCAGTGCATCTCAAGATGGGAGGTTAATTGTGTGGAATGCCTTAACAAGCCAGAAAACTCATGCCATCAAGCTGCCATGTGCATGGGTGATGACATGTGCTTTCTCTCCTAGTGGTCAATCGGTTGCCTGTGGTGGTCTTGACAGTGTTTGCTCGATTTTCAACCTTAATTCTTCTACTGATAGAGATGGAAATCTCCCTGTCTCAAAAACTCTCAGTGGGCACAAAGGGTACGTGTCTAGCTGCCAATATGTTCCAGATGAAGATAACCATTTAATTACCAGTTCTGGTGATCAAACTTGCATTTTGTGGGATATATCAACTGGCTTAAGAACTTCTGTCTTTGGAGGTGAATTTCAATCTGGACATACTGCTGATGTCTTAAG CATATCAGTAAATAACTCAAACAGTAGGATGTTTGTCTCTGGCTCATGTGATGGGACTGCTCGACTGTGGGATACTCGTGTTGCTAGTCGTGCGTCGCGAACATTTTACGGCCATGAGGGAGATGTAAATGTCGTTAAATTCTTCTCAGACGGCAACAGATTTGGCACTGGCTCAGATGATGGAACATGCAGGTTGTTTGACATACGTACTGGACATCAACTTCAAAAATACTATCAGCAGCATGGTGAAAATGAGGTTCCTCACGTGACAACCATTTCTTTCTCCGCGTCAGGAAGACTTCTTTTTGCGGGCTATTCAAATGGGTCCTGTTATGTCTGGGACACTTTCTTGGCAAGG GTGGTGTTGAATTTGGGAACTCTACAAAACTCCCACACAGGGAGAATAAGCTGTTTGGGCCTATCAGCTGATGGAAGTGCTCTGTGCACTGGAAGTTGGGACTCCAATTTAAAG ATCTGGGCTTTTGGAGGACATCGGCGGGTAATCTAA